The following are from one region of the Magallana gigas chromosome 4, xbMagGiga1.1, whole genome shotgun sequence genome:
- the LOC105336396 gene encoding ADP-ribosylation factor-like protein 8A, which produces MLAFFQRILDWIKSLFWKEEMELTLVGLQYSGKTTFVNVIASGQFSEDMIPTVGFNMRKITKGNVTIKLWDIGGQPRFRTMWERYCRGVNAIVYMVDAADHDKVEPSKNELHHLLDKPQLQGIPVLVLGNKRDLPGALDEKELIERMNLSAIQDREICCYSISCKEKENIDITLQWLIQHSKSGR; this is translated from the exons ATGTTGGCCTTCTTTCAGAGAATTTTAGATTGGATCAAAAGTTTGTTTTGGAAAGAGGAAATGGAGTTGACGTTGGTTGGTCTACAGTATTCAGGAAAAACAACTTTCGTTAACGTTATAGCC TCAGGGCAATTCAGTGAAGACATGATTCCCACTGTAGGTTTCAACATGAGGAAGATTACAAAAGGAAATGTTACAATAAAG CTGTGGGACATTGGAGGACAACCGAGATTTAGGACTATGTGGGAGAGATACTGCCGGGGGGTCAATGCTATTGT CTATATGGTAGATGCTGCAGACCATGACAAGGTAGAACCCTCAAAGAATGAACTTCATCATCTTTTGGACAAACCCCAGCTACAGGGTATTCCAGTTCTAGTGCTCGGCAATAAAAGAGATTTACCAGGGGCTCTAGATGAAAAGGAATTAATAGAGAGAAT GAATTTATCAGCCATTCAAGACAGAGAAATATGTTGTTATTCTATATCttgtaaagaaaaagaaaatattg